The following coding sequences lie in one Montipora foliosa isolate CH-2021 chromosome 11, ASM3666993v2, whole genome shotgun sequence genomic window:
- the LOC137977216 gene encoding uncharacterized protein gives MVDSHYRFVWGRCGYPGNSHDAIIFRSKNLWNSIQDGLLANVGKAVGEVNVPPLIIADSAFPLRTWLMKPYTNAVLSPQQRYFNYRLSRECMVTEAGGRGRWRVLSRKNESDKEHVRTATLACMVLHNVCLMQGDSIARKIDLTVGPDGNERRNRDEIRELLLMRECRSAHDVSGEAATVRDALCGKLWVEKETGRVS, from the coding sequence ATGGTTGATTCTCATTACCGTTTTGTATGGGGTCGATGCGGTTATCCCGGGAACTCCCATGATGCTATCatttttaggtctaaaaaccttTGGAATTCAATCCAAGATGGCCTTCTAGCCAACGTGGGCAAAGCTGTTGGTGAAGTAAATGTACCACCTCTTATAATAGCCGATTCTGCCTTTCCCCTCCGTACATGGCTCATGAAACCCTATACAAATGCCGTTTTAAGCCCTCAACAAAGATATTTCAACTACAGGCTTAGTAGGGAATGTATGGTCACCGAGGCAGGTGGAAGAGGAAGGTGGAGGGTGCTGTCGCGGAAAAACGAAAGTGACAAAGAACATGTCCGCACAGCAACACTCGCATGTATGGTCCTACACAATGTTTGTCTTATGCAAGGGGACTCCATTGCAAGAAAGATCGATTTAACAGTCGGTCCAGATGGCAATGAGAGAAGAAACAGGGATGAAATCAGGGAACTGTTACTCATGAGAGAGTGCAGAAGTGCGCATGATGTTTCGGGAGAGGCAGCTACAGTCAGAGATGCCCTTTGTGGAAAGTTATGGGTGGAGAAAGAAACTGGGAGAGTTTCCTAA